The Aedes albopictus strain Foshan chromosome 1, AalbF5, whole genome shotgun sequence genomic interval gaaatgaagtgAATCCTCTAATGGGTGTCCCGACTCAAATTGTATCACGGAAAATACTGAATAACTTTTGACTGCATGCATCATGGCAAACTTATAGTCTAATTTTAAGACATTTTGATTCACTAACAGTGAAGCTATAACCTGGAACCATTTTCTGAATGAGTTTACAAGATTCCCAAAATCTAAATTTCTTGCGTCGGAGATATCTCCGTTATTACCCGAGCAGAAAAAAATAGCAACTGAATAACGTATCacggtattaatcttaaatactaACATACCTCGACATGCCCTTCAATAGGTGGAcatgaggcaaaataacaaaaacggataccataattttgtatggaGAACGCCTTGAAAATAACAAGtaatgttatttcaataataaatgcataATCTAAAAGTTAGCGTACTATATTTGTTATTCAAAAAGAATTGAATAACAaagaaataacatgttttgttattaagCTGTGCATTTGTTCGacagctccatgatgtaatagcaaaacatgttattcagttatttcactGATAAATCGACAAATACCGCATCAATACAAAACTCTGCACAAAAACCTCCAATTGATATTGtgctgttctcataacattttgtagaataatgTTATAATAACAATGTTAGGTTTCAGAGCACAGGTTGTTCTTTGCAtgatatttgtaaggtattcccttctgctcctGTACTAAACCGGTTCTGATGCAAATTGGATGACATGATCTACACATAATAAACTTACATTATAAAATCAGCCATTTcgatgcatgcaatcaaaagttatacactattttctgtGGTGCAATTTGAGTCGGGACACCCTTTAGAAAtctattcagaagttccttcggtgatttcttcagagattcctcaagttttttttatcgatttttctAAAGTAATGAGTTAACGAGTAGCACATATTTTTCTTGAGCGGTGGTTTCACTTTCACCCAAGCTTTCACCTTTGAGTTCAAAAGAATCGTTCAAGTAACTTCTTGATCGATTTTTTCCAGAAAGCCTCTACagcgactgccatttgaattgtcatttcttcgcaactttgTACTGCGACCCACGGTgtatattcccgaaatctgacaggtttttgatgacgtaattcaaatcgttcataggcgatctagtactccacccaATTTGATCCACGAGAAAGACGATAAGAACTACGTCACATGtatagatgtttacataggttacttgCCTGCCTTGTGATGTTTATGCCGTGCTGCGaccgaagaaaaaacggttttttgagcaaattaggcaaggaatttcccatgcaccaaggcaggctgagaaattccttctgatctgaaaACAGCCCTTTGCTCTTGCTCCTCGACGTGAGGACATCATAGCATGCTTCGTTCAAATGACACATTCGCTTTCAAGTCAAACCGTCAAAACCTCCACACGAAAACAACATGGACGGATGTCCTCAATCATCCGAGGTCACAGGGGAGCCATGCTTGGAACGCGACATTCTCGAAGCCAAATCTCTTCGAGACGAGAGAAGTGTAAGCATTGAAAATGCACTGATCAACGCGCGAAACATCCTGCAGGCCCACATTGGCGGGAACGGCGATAATCTGTAGGTTCCCCCCTTAAGGCTCATATTATCCAAATCTGGAaaggcacttttctccagaatgacgaaaaagcgaacaaaaccagcgtgtccgattgtcataattgactaaataaacaatcggacattcttattatcttcgatttgtggattattttgggaaaaagtgctttttagttctggaacattttcCATTTTCAATAGAGCTTTAATAATTGTTCATGGTGTTTAATTCCGAAGATGATCGttcttgttttcatttttttctagatTCACCCTGTTGATGCGCCTAATCTCGAGGATACTTGCTGAGAAACCCGGAAATGCGGTGGACTTCTTCGAAGAATACTGCCGGCTGGTAAAGCAAGGCCATTTCATTCACCCGGATTTTAAACTGCGAGATGAAAAAGGCGTGGAAAACGAGCGAAAGGTTGAGTTTGCGAAGAGCGTTCAACAGAAGATCCGCTCCCTTGAGCACCTGCATTCGGCTCCGATGTGGTCCCAGATCGGGTTCACCCTGCCGCCTTCGATGGATTACTTCGTTGACAGGCAGATGGAGCTACTGAGGGCAACAGATGGTGCCAAACAGGTTCTTTTCTGGGGTGTAGTGCACTCTTTGAGCGGCAGCTACTACGTAATCGAGGTGGAGCGGGACAGTTTCGAGGCGGTGCAGCTGGAGCTTCAGCTCAGTCAGGAGAAAACGGAAATCGCCCGGGACGTGATCGAGGGACTTTTGCGGGCCACGGTTTCGGATGATACGATAATTTCGGACTGGTGCGGAGCCGAGTCGATGGTGATGGAGATGATCGATCAGATTCTGGAGTTTGCCATTCCGCCGGACACGGACGAACAACTTGCGACGGCAGTGGCCGTTCCTTTGCTGGACAGGATCGTGGAGGAGGCCATTGACGAGGCGCAAGAGCCGGAAGTGGAACTCAGCGTGATGGGCAGCCTGGATGTGATATCCTGTAATGCCACTATGGCATCGTCGGATATGAGCTTGAATCAGCTCAAGTTCGCTTCCGCGAAGGCATTGCTCGAGGTCAAGATGAACGTCTTCCTGTATTACGTTTGCTGTGATCCCATCGAAGGAGCCTGGAGTGAGCTGCCAACTGGGATAACCCTGGATAAGATCATGAACTCCTGTTCCACGAAACGATACTTCAAAGGGAATTTGGAATCAAAGTTGGCGAGTGGTCTGGTGGAACGTGACCACCTTCGCGCCATTCTAACCCGCGTTTCCATGGACCGATATGCTGCACCTCTACCATCGGAAGAACCACCATCGAACCACCAACGTCCACGGTTGATAACGGAGCGTGACGTGGCCGTTTATTACAAGGCAACAGGATTCGCACGCGACTGGCATCGGATGAATAACGAGCAAATTCCGAGAAGCGCCGGATGGCGTAAATCCAACACCTGGCCCGGTTCCTATGCCTATGGGAGGGACTTTTTCATTTACTGTGGGTGGGGCGTGATGAACTGTTGAGCTGCTGGACGCGGAGGACGACTGGTTGTAACTGAATGACATGAAATAGGCTGTGACGGATGGGAAATTTTGCGTGCAAAATTATTCAGTAGCGATGGCTGCGAGGCCTGCCTTTTTGCGAGAGCACTCTGAATATATACATGTTTGGAATGGATCCCTAAATAAATGAGATTAGTTATTTTTGCGTCCTATTTGGGGATTGTTTGATTCGGCATAAATCCAGTCTAGCTGATGGTTGGTGCTGTGTTACTTTGAAATCAGTTATTAAGTCTGTTTCATGTTTTTGGCAGTATCTAGTTCCTAACTAAATCCATTTGGTGGCCTGCACGAGCTTAAGTTGGCTTAATTGAATGGAACACTGCATCAAATTCGGTCCAAAACAAAAGTAGTCGAATTCAAAAATGATAATCTGCGGATCGAAAAAGATGCATTAGATTATAAATGTTGATTGCCCTGAACTGTGCTTTCGTACAAAATCATGAAGCTAGGCTTAGTGAGTTGATATTTATTTCGGATATAACATACTCATCAGAGGGAGTGCGATTGTTACTCAAGGCATGTCACGGTCATTTACCGTTTCAACACATTTGCTGTTTGAAGCAAGAACCAGGTAAAACATGATGTGAAACCATATGGATCTCAGgagtttctcaatgaatttctctaaaaactttTCTTGGAATTAATCACTGGGTATATAGCTACAGAATTCCTTACATGTATTCAGAATTTTCGGAACTTTcctatggaattctttcaggcaaaAACTCTTTAAAGCTCCTTagcaaattccttcagagattcttgcaaggattcttcTATCgataccttcagatttttttcaggaattcattcagaagttcttgctggaattcctccagagcctctttcaggtatttctccatgtattctccTGCAATAcgatcaagaattgctccagtgattacCTTAGACatatcttctgaattttctcCTCGAATTACTACTTGGCGTTTCTCTACAAATTCGTCTAGAAAACTCTCGAGAGATTaatcttgaagttcctccagggatttctccaaaagttccaccacgtattcctccagaactgcttcataaatttatttaaggatttaTTCAGAGCTTTCTCACCTATGGAGAGTTctgcagttcttccaggtattcctttggaGGTTCTTTCTAGAAAATCGTTTGACTTATTTATCCATTCCTCAGtttagaagagaaaaaaatacattGCTGATTTTATAATTTGATTGACGAATAATGCCTGGACCCGTGccgtagtggtcacacgtttaCTTCAAAAGTGAttggtcatgagttcgatcccagccctggtACTTGTTGTTTTTCGTCAGTTgtgcgattacgttttcgtgacgatgtttttattGATCGTCTGTTTCTATGTGCATTAAACCTCTAGCAGCCATCTTCTTAAAGCTTTCTATCTGTTTTTCTATAAAGTTAAAGTTTTCAGATTTTAGATTCTATGTCCTTACTTCTAACTGTTTGCTTCTCGTTTCAAATTATCGTATCTCGTTTCCCGTTTCTAATGTCCAATTTCTAGCTTCTTACTCTTAATTCCAAAATTCGGCTTTAAACCTCAAGCACATAACGCTCTTAGTTTCACAACATTCCATTCACATTTTCTGTGCGATTTGTGCCAGGCATTTTCTCATGGCAGTGCAGAGATACAGGAAGGCATAAAAGCTATGCAGGAGTTGGTATCAGCTGCTTCTAGTTGACCAGTGAATTCGTGAGACCCGCGCCGAACATGATACGGCACGATGCATCGCCGTTAGATGTTCCCTTCGTCGTCGCCATCAGCCGTAACCATTGAACCTAGAGTCACTAGAGTTCCGGttcatttcagaaaattccttttcCTGTGTTCTTTcacgataaaaaaaatctctcttCCTTGCGTTTGCTGCAAATTGAAAAACAGCGCTCTTCCCTCCAGTTCATCGAGGTGAATTAATAGCCGGAATGTCGTGGCCGTTGCTATTTCAGCCACACTTGGACAGAGCTGaactaaaaaaaaatagacaaatgcaacCCGTTCGTGGCAACTCAACGATTACGGACGTGCTCTTGTTGGTGAACGTTGCTTTTTCAGAACGACTCTGCACTAAGTATGGGAACCCAGAACTATACGCTTCGTTAGGAAATCTTGCTGGTAGTTCTTCCTCTAAGTGAACATTTATTATTTCCCAATTATATTTTTGACAATTAACTTCCTGCTGAAATTTTGATTTCAGATTTGTTTTGATACATTTGGGTTACCCTACTAAACGATATCTGTAGCTTGCAAGTCCGttctaaaaagaaaataaaaactttTAACAGACATAAGCTAGTTTTTCTAGTGTGATGCTTTTGGTTAATTGCCTCTCAACTTTCCAGCAGAGCTGCCTTCCACATTCTCGATTTGGACATGACCCTTTTGGGAaatctgacagatctgggatgtgtaCGACAGTTTGCTAAAAGCTCATTATCGCGAGTtaatcctctaatacccaaatttttgattttgatctaaacagCATGTTTCGTCATTTAAAATCGAAGATGAttcttttaattctcgattttgtgaatttcggtttttttttccatttttttttatttttgaacatccctacacttttaaatttttcctggaagcctgttTGGCATACGGactttttgagacgaaaacattttgagatttcatgattattgttaaagtacatttattttgttttttttttttcaatgaaaagttCATTTCCGTGTAATTGTATGGTAAACTacctgtccccggcaaactttgtcttgtctactgcgttttttgacgttttaagtttctagccaagaccaaatccccggtcccccggtatggaaaaccgattttcaaaaactatcaatttttctatgttttatgcctcataaaccttctttgggtgaaaactaacagaacaaaactaaaacgATAGAAAtaggaccttccgttcgcaagttatgcgcggtcccacgtatgccactacatgtttatatatatagataattttagagtgtaatcaactcccttaaactattttactatgaaggaatgatttttttttttacttattcgtttatttggaaggctcgggcgccacatgggcataactgagccgaaatcttttgtttttacaatgattttaaattttacaatttattactgccttaaaactatgttagtttgggaagccgaagtactcgcggctgtttcgaggttaaggattgaagaagaaaaaaaatgggaaggacggattaatggatttaaaactaaattatttgctaacttatactaaaactttgatgggacaaattgtccatatctgtaacggaaccaaaaagaaaggactttatcggtagaaaacgacaagaagaggacaaacggaagggggtgacgacagacaggggcgaacaacaaaaccaaaaggcggacaacgaaaacaaggaacgtactacatcaaactctgacatcaacacgtttcaaaaactggtaaatcaggttcatgtattccaaatcaagtcctgccaacacttctctaacgggtttctgttgttttcctcggacccggagaatttcatgcagctcagatctgacctcacgatactcattgcatccccacacaacatgttcgatatcctggtaagccacgccacagacacagagattgctttctgagagcccaatacggaaggtgtgtgcgttcaacaaatagtggttggacatcagccgacacatcacacgaataaaatcgcggcctaaatccaaccctttgaaccatggcttcttcgacacctgtgggatgatggaatgcaaccatctacccatctctccatctctccatttgtgttgccagctgatcaaggtctcctgacgggccaatgcaaaaaattcgtcgaaggcgatttgacgctcgtaaatatcgccttcgctagcgcccaccttagccagagagtccgctttctcattgcccgggattgagcaatgtgaagggacccaagctatggtgatgatgtatgagcgtttggacaaagcactcaagacttggcgtattcctttcaggaagtacgctgagtgcttcatcggtttcattgaccgaacagcctccagagagcttagactgtcggtaaaaatgaagtagtgctcaggtggaagagtgcgaatgtactctaaggtgtagtatatagccgctagctcagcaatgtataccgaacatggcttttgaagcatgaaggtggcgctatgaaattcgttgtagacaccgaatccagtcgaatcattggttttggaaccatctgtgaagaactgtctggccccgctaacatgcccgaacttacttgcaaaaatttgtggaatacatatggaacgaaaagattccggtataccggtgatctcatccttcatagagagatcaaaatccacagaggagctgtcgaagtctgagaagttgtcacgattggtgttaaccggatttgggcttacctccagtgtcatgtaccagtagtacacactcataaaacgagtatggggattctgttcgagcagcttttcgaagttttctatgactaacggattcac includes:
- the LOC109416136 gene encoding uncharacterized protein LOC109416136; its protein translation is MDGCPQSSEVTGEPCLERDILEAKSLRDERSVSIENALINARNILQAHIGGNGDNLFTLLMRLISRILAEKPGNAVDFFEEYCRLVKQGHFIHPDFKLRDEKGVENERKVEFAKSVQQKIRSLEHLHSAPMWSQIGFTLPPSMDYFVDRQMELLRATDGAKQVLFWGVVHSLSGSYYVIEVERDSFEAVQLELQLSQEKTEIARDVIEGLLRATVSDDTIISDWCGAESMVMEMIDQILEFAIPPDTDEQLATAVAVPLLDRIVEEAIDEAQEPEVELSVMGSLDVISCNATMASSDMSLNQLKFASAKALLEVKMNVFLYYVCCDPIEGAWSELPTGITLDKIMNSCSTKRYFKGNLESKLASGLVERDHLRAILTRVSMDRYAAPLPSEEPPSNHQRPRLITERDVAVYYKATGFARDWHRMNNEQIPRSAGWRKSNTWPGSYAYGRDFFIYCGWGVMNC